A single region of the Ancylobacter novellus DSM 506 genome encodes:
- a CDS encoding DedA family protein, with protein MEAIAADLAAFMRGHEYLVPVVIGLIAFAESLVLVGLVVPATALMLAIGGLIGSGILSPVPVISGAIVGAALGDIVSYWLGRWVGPRVVHRWPLQGYRHQVAQARLFFRRFGFASVFVGRFFGPVRATMPLVAGMMRMDQRRFQFANVSSAIVWAPVMLAPGWIAGKGANQLGAASSGEWLVLMVGITLVMLIATAVILRVVQGRIAKRPRNRRAARTSARASAG; from the coding sequence ATGGAAGCAATTGCTGCGGATTTGGCCGCCTTCATGCGCGGCCATGAATACCTCGTGCCTGTCGTCATCGGCCTCATCGCCTTCGCCGAATCCCTCGTCCTGGTCGGCCTTGTCGTCCCCGCCACGGCACTGATGCTCGCGATCGGCGGGCTGATCGGCTCGGGCATCCTCTCCCCGGTCCCGGTGATCAGTGGTGCCATCGTCGGCGCCGCGCTCGGTGACATTGTCTCCTACTGGCTCGGCCGCTGGGTCGGCCCGCGGGTGGTGCATCGCTGGCCGCTGCAGGGCTATCGCCACCAGGTGGCACAGGCGCGGCTGTTCTTCCGCCGCTTCGGCTTCGCCTCGGTGTTCGTCGGCCGCTTCTTCGGGCCGGTGCGCGCGACCATGCCGCTGGTCGCCGGCATGATGCGCATGGACCAGCGCCGCTTCCAGTTCGCCAACGTCTCCTCGGCCATCGTCTGGGCACCGGTGATGCTGGCGCCGGGCTGGATCGCCGGCAAGGGCGCCAACCAGCTCGGCGCCGCCAGCAGCGGCGAATGGCTGGTGCTGATGGTGGGGATCACCCTGGTCATGCTCATCGCGACTGCCGTCATCCTGCGGGTGGTGCAGGGGCGGATCGCCAAGCGCCCGCGCAACCGCCGCGCCGCGCGTACCTCCGCCCGCGCCTCGGCCGGCTGA
- a CDS encoding mechanosensitive ion channel domain-containing protein → MPLRAIPGILLLALCVTFAAPLKAQTLASPPAQPAQTTPESTRPEGTRQDLRALLDTLEDDAARTAFLARLRALVESGTVAPEPAAPERDDWLAGATRSLGSFSNSVLGLVGEIEQLPEQAERFFEDLSDPLVLQRVGWAAIMVITVLAAALLAEYVAKLLLSRLRRAVEARHARGLPMRALLLGIRTVLDILPIAAFAAASFGVLALVELNFVIRLAVVTVINANVLARLILAAGRAVLTPDAPHLRLFPLENESAAYGYLWVRRFAYTVVYGYFLLRAAWVLGLALPTYHFLSHALGLFVAGMCIVFILQIRAGVAARLRRIGAREGRAARLRDTVADFWHVLLIAYVVAAYIVRVFDVAGGFAFLTQATLLSLLTVALAALAISLLLRAFDKVFRLNGEMRERYPLLEARANRYLPALRSGMQGLVLAVATLVLLEIWGARPFEWLASDHGQGAVGRLISIGVVVLAGLIAWELATVFSERLRAGNPSSTRLKTLLPFLQNAFRVVLLTLGGLILLSEIGVNIAPLLAGAGVLGLAIGFGAQTLVKDVITGIFILMEDTISVGDVVEVGAHSGLVEKISIRTVHMRDFDGNVHSIPFGEVQTIKNMSKDFAYAVIDVRVSYRENIDEALALMSEVAADMAAKGPLAETIVAPFEVVGVEALEESYIWLRGRFKTRPLGQWNVKREFYRRIKAAFDARGIEIPYPHRTVYLGTDKKGEAPPLRLVSQRPEDLSAPQRARRAEAARAARTPGPLIEEHPGARERSEEDEEPMLPTIEERRH, encoded by the coding sequence ATGCCGCTGCGCGCGATACCCGGCATCCTGCTGCTCGCCCTTTGCGTCACCTTCGCCGCGCCGCTCAAGGCGCAGACGCTCGCTTCCCCGCCGGCCCAGCCGGCACAGACGACGCCCGAGAGCACGCGGCCCGAGGGCACGCGGCAGGATCTGCGCGCGCTGCTCGACACGCTGGAGGACGACGCGGCGCGGACGGCTTTCCTCGCCCGGCTGCGTGCGCTCGTCGAGAGCGGCACCGTTGCGCCGGAACCGGCGGCGCCGGAGCGCGACGACTGGCTGGCGGGCGCCACCCGGTCGCTCGGCAGCTTCTCCAACTCGGTCCTCGGCCTGGTCGGCGAGATCGAGCAACTGCCGGAACAGGCCGAACGCTTCTTCGAGGATCTATCCGATCCGCTGGTGCTCCAGCGCGTCGGCTGGGCGGCGATAATGGTCATCACCGTCCTCGCGGCGGCGCTGCTGGCGGAATATGTCGCCAAATTGCTGCTCTCCCGCCTGCGCCGGGCGGTGGAAGCGCGCCACGCGCGGGGTCTTCCCATGCGGGCTCTGCTGCTCGGCATACGCACGGTGCTCGACATATTGCCCATCGCCGCCTTTGCCGCCGCGTCCTTCGGCGTGCTGGCGCTGGTCGAGCTCAATTTCGTCATCCGGCTCGCCGTGGTCACAGTGATCAACGCCAATGTGCTGGCGCGGCTCATCCTCGCCGCCGGCAGGGCCGTGCTGACGCCGGACGCGCCGCATCTGCGGCTGTTCCCGCTGGAGAATGAGAGCGCGGCCTATGGCTATCTGTGGGTCAGGCGCTTCGCATACACCGTCGTCTACGGCTATTTCCTGTTGCGCGCCGCCTGGGTGCTCGGCCTCGCCCTGCCGACCTACCACTTCCTCAGCCATGCGCTCGGCCTGTTCGTCGCCGGCATGTGCATCGTGTTCATCCTGCAGATTCGCGCCGGCGTCGCTGCGCGCCTGCGCCGCATCGGCGCGCGGGAAGGCCGCGCGGCGCGGCTGCGCGATACGGTGGCGGACTTCTGGCATGTGCTGCTGATCGCCTACGTCGTCGCCGCCTACATCGTCCGTGTGTTCGATGTCGCCGGCGGCTTCGCCTTCCTCACCCAGGCGACGCTGCTCTCGCTCCTCACCGTCGCGCTTGCCGCGCTGGCGATCTCGCTGCTGCTGCGGGCCTTCGACAAGGTGTTCCGGCTGAACGGCGAGATGCGCGAGCGCTACCCGCTGCTGGAGGCGCGCGCCAACCGCTATCTGCCCGCGCTGCGCAGCGGCATGCAGGGGCTGGTGCTCGCGGTCGCCACGCTGGTGCTGCTGGAGATATGGGGCGCCAGGCCGTTCGAATGGCTGGCCTCCGACCACGGCCAGGGCGCGGTCGGCCGGCTCATTTCCATCGGCGTGGTGGTGCTGGCCGGGCTGATCGCCTGGGAGCTTGCCACCGTCTTCTCCGAGCGTCTGCGCGCCGGCAATCCCAGCTCCACCCGGCTGAAGACGCTGCTGCCCTTCCTGCAGAACGCCTTCCGCGTGGTGCTGCTGACATTGGGCGGGCTGATCCTGCTCTCCGAGATCGGGGTCAACATCGCCCCGCTGCTGGCCGGCGCCGGCGTGCTCGGCCTCGCCATCGGCTTCGGCGCGCAGACGCTGGTGAAGGACGTGATCACCGGCATCTTCATCCTGATGGAGGACACCATCTCGGTCGGCGACGTGGTGGAGGTCGGCGCCCATAGCGGGCTGGTGGAGAAGATCAGCATCCGCACCGTCCACATGCGCGACTTCGACGGCAACGTGCACTCGATCCCCTTCGGCGAGGTGCAGACCATCAAGAACATGTCGAAGGACTTCGCCTATGCGGTCATCGACGTGCGCGTCTCCTATCGCGAGAACATCGACGAGGCGCTGGCGCTGATGTCGGAGGTGGCGGCGGACATGGCGGCGAAGGGGCCGCTGGCCGAGACCATCGTCGCGCCCTTCGAGGTGGTGGGGGTGGAGGCGCTGGAGGAGAGCTACATCTGGCTGCGCGGCCGCTTCAAGACCCGTCCGCTCGGCCAGTGGAACGTCAAGCGCGAGTTCTACCGCCGCATCAAGGCGGCGTTCGACGCGCGCGGCATCGAGATCCCGTACCCGCACCGCACCGTCTATCTCGGCACCGACAAGAAGGGCGAGGCGCCGCCGCTGCGCCTCGTCAGCCAGCGGCCAGAGGACCTCTCCGCGCCCCAGCGTGCCCGCCGGGCCGAGGCCGCCCGTGCCGCCCGCACGCCCGGTCCGCTGATCGAGGAGCATCCCGGCGCGCGCGAGCGCAGCGAGGAGGACGAGGAGCCGATGCTCCCGACCATCGAGGAGCGCCGGCACTGA
- a CDS encoding HlyD family secretion protein — translation MLSRLLRHPVTLIVGVVVALFVIYEISVRFFAYTADAYVMSDIVVISSQIEGPVSKLAVQNNQTVAANQLLFEIERTPFALKVQEAQASLAQAQANLGLAQDEVNAAKANIASAQAIQANAQEQLNRIKTLSGEGFSPEAQLDVATRDVATAGANVSSTQAQLAVATQRVTVANAAIGSTQAELARAEYDLSKTVVAAPEAGRITPFTTRLGDYLRPGTEVLAIITDRRRRVVANMNERHLERIRIGQRVLLTLGNDPWQLHLGRVSGIAAGVARSPHNPEIVPYVEPTTDWVRLPRRFPIEIELDDWPAGVGLFNGADARVLIWF, via the coding sequence ATGTTGAGTCGCCTTCTCCGCCATCCGGTGACGCTGATCGTCGGCGTGGTGGTCGCGCTTTTCGTCATCTACGAGATCAGCGTGCGCTTCTTCGCCTATACGGCGGACGCCTATGTGATGAGCGACATCGTCGTCATCTCCTCGCAGATCGAGGGGCCGGTCTCGAAGCTTGCGGTGCAGAACAACCAGACGGTCGCGGCGAACCAGTTGCTGTTCGAGATCGAGCGCACGCCCTTCGCGCTGAAGGTCCAGGAGGCGCAGGCGTCGCTGGCGCAGGCGCAGGCCAATCTCGGCCTGGCGCAGGACGAGGTGAACGCCGCCAAGGCCAACATCGCTTCCGCCCAGGCGATCCAGGCCAATGCGCAGGAGCAGCTGAACCGCATCAAGACGCTGTCGGGGGAGGGCTTCTCGCCGGAGGCGCAGCTCGACGTCGCCACCCGTGACGTTGCCACCGCCGGCGCGAACGTCTCCTCCACCCAGGCCCAACTCGCCGTGGCGACCCAGCGTGTCACCGTGGCGAATGCGGCGATCGGCTCCACCCAGGCGGAGCTGGCGCGGGCCGAATACGACCTCTCCAAGACCGTGGTGGCGGCGCCGGAGGCGGGGCGGATCACGCCCTTCACCACGCGGCTCGGCGACTATCTGCGGCCGGGCACCGAGGTGCTGGCGATCATCACCGATCGCCGCCGGCGCGTGGTCGCCAACATGAACGAGCGCCATCTGGAGCGCATCCGCATCGGCCAACGCGTGCTGCTGACCCTCGGCAACGATCCCTGGCAGCTGCATCTCGGGCGGGTGAGCGGCATCGCCGCCGGCGTCGCGCGCTCGCCGCACAATCCCGAGATCGTGCCCTATGTCGAGCCGACCACCGACTGGGTGCGTCTGCCCCGGCGCTTCCCGATCGAGATCGAGCTCGACGACTGGCCGGCGGGCGTCGGCCTGTTCAACGGCGCCGATGCCCGCGTGCTGATCTGGTTCTAG
- a CDS encoding metal/formaldehyde-sensitive transcriptional repressor: MSHTVTNKARLIARVRRLKGQMEAIERALESEVACADILNQVASVRGAINGLTAELIEDHLREHVVSAEGEAREEAAAELIDVIRTYMR; the protein is encoded by the coding sequence ATGAGCCACACAGTCACCAACAAGGCGCGGCTGATCGCCCGCGTCCGCCGGCTGAAGGGGCAGATGGAGGCGATCGAGCGCGCGCTCGAGAGCGAGGTCGCCTGCGCCGACATCCTCAACCAGGTCGCCTCGGTGCGTGGCGCGATCAATGGGCTGACCGCCGAACTGATCGAGGACCATCTGCGCGAGCATGTGGTGAGCGCCGAAGGCGAGGCCCGCGAGGAAGCCGCCGCCGAGCTGATCGACGTCATCCGCACCTATATGCGCTGA
- the cbbX gene encoding CbbX protein — MDAVIDEPKAAGATKPTAIDLRAEFASSGLAEVLEQLDRELVGLGPVKQRLREIGALLLVDRARARFDLQAVSPTLHMSFTGNPGTGKTTVALRMAEILHRLGYVRKGHLVTVTRDDLVGQYIGHTAPKTKEVLKRAMGGVLFIDEAYYLYRPENERDYGQEAIEILLQVMENQRDDLVVILAGYGDRMERFFMANPGFRSRVAHHIDFPDYSGEELEAIGGRILETMNYRMSAGAQEAFQRYIDLRMQQPHFANGRSIRNALDRARLRQANRLFNSERPVTAADLATIEAEDILASRVFSGGIDSYPPLRAAD; from the coding sequence ATGGATGCCGTCATCGACGAACCGAAAGCCGCTGGCGCCACAAAGCCCACCGCCATCGACCTGCGCGCCGAGTTCGCGAGCAGCGGGCTCGCGGAAGTTCTCGAGCAGCTCGACCGCGAGCTGGTCGGCCTCGGCCCGGTGAAGCAGCGGCTGCGCGAGATCGGCGCGCTGCTGCTGGTCGACCGCGCCCGCGCCCGCTTCGACCTGCAGGCGGTCAGCCCGACGTTGCATATGAGCTTCACCGGCAATCCGGGGACGGGAAAGACCACCGTCGCCCTGCGCATGGCGGAGATCCTCCACCGGCTCGGCTATGTGCGCAAAGGCCATCTCGTCACCGTCACCCGCGACGACCTTGTCGGCCAGTATATCGGCCACACCGCGCCCAAGACCAAGGAAGTGCTCAAGCGCGCCATGGGCGGCGTGCTGTTCATCGACGAGGCCTATTACCTCTACCGGCCCGAGAACGAGCGCGACTACGGGCAGGAGGCGATCGAGATCCTGCTCCAGGTCATGGAGAACCAGCGCGACGACCTCGTCGTCATCCTCGCCGGCTATGGCGACCGGATGGAGCGCTTCTTCATGGCCAATCCCGGCTTCCGCTCGCGCGTCGCGCACCATATCGACTTCCCCGACTATTCCGGCGAGGAGCTGGAAGCCATTGGCGGGCGCATATTGGAGACGATGAACTACCGCATGAGCGCGGGCGCGCAGGAGGCGTTCCAGCGCTACATCGATCTGCGCATGCAGCAGCCGCATTTCGCCAATGGCCGCTCGATCCGCAACGCGCTCGACCGCGCGCGGCTGCGGCAGGCGAACCGGCTGTTCAATTCCGAGCGGCCGGTGACGGCGGCCGACCTCGCCACCATCGAGGCGGAGGACATCCTCGCCAGCCGGGTGTTCTCCGGCGGCATCGACAGCTATCCGCCGCTGCGTGCGGCTGACTGA
- a CDS encoding nickel/cobalt efflux transporter: MPAFAELLQQGAAHAWLFIPSAILLGALHGLEPGHSKTMMAAFIIAVRGSVPQAVLLGLAATVSHTLVVWTIALGGVYLWQGVAPETFEPYLQLASAAVILAMAAWMIWRTRQDRIAEAAHDHHHHDRSHHAHGDKSHHDRSHHDHCHDGNDDHVFELATEGYQDAHELAHADDIRRRFAGRQVSTWQIVLFGLTGGLIPCPAAITVLLLCLQLRELALGFTLVLSFSVGLALTLVAVGVVAALSVQHATKRIAWFGELARRAPYVSGALLVAVALYVGWHGWTGLAHLPAAAVSG, encoded by the coding sequence ATGCCCGCCTTCGCCGAACTCCTGCAGCAGGGCGCCGCCCATGCCTGGCTGTTCATCCCCAGCGCCATCCTGCTCGGCGCGCTGCACGGGCTGGAGCCGGGCCATTCCAAGACCATGATGGCGGCCTTCATCATCGCCGTGCGCGGCAGCGTTCCGCAGGCGGTGCTGCTCGGCCTCGCCGCCACGGTCTCGCATACGCTGGTGGTGTGGACGATCGCGCTGGGCGGGGTCTATCTCTGGCAGGGCGTCGCGCCGGAGACCTTCGAGCCCTATCTCCAGCTCGCCTCCGCGGCGGTCATCCTCGCCATGGCCGCGTGGATGATCTGGCGCACCCGGCAGGACCGGATCGCCGAGGCCGCGCACGATCATCACCATCATGACAGGAGTCACCATGCTCACGGTGACAAGAGTCATCATGACAGGAGTCACCATGACCATTGTCACGATGGCAATGACGACCACGTCTTCGAGCTGGCGACCGAGGGCTATCAGGACGCGCATGAGCTGGCGCATGCCGACGACATCCGCCGCCGCTTCGCCGGCCGTCAGGTAAGTACCTGGCAGATCGTGCTGTTCGGGCTCACCGGCGGGCTGATCCCCTGTCCGGCGGCGATTACCGTGCTGCTGCTCTGCCTGCAGCTGCGCGAGCTGGCGCTGGGTTTCACGCTGGTGCTGAGCTTCTCGGTCGGCCTTGCGCTCACGCTGGTGGCGGTCGGCGTCGTGGCAGCACTGAGCGTGCAGCACGCGACCAAGCGCATCGCGTGGTTCGGCGAACTGGCGCGGCGTGCGCCTTACGTCTCCGGTGCGCTGCTGGTGGCAGTGGCACTCTATGTCGGCTGGCACGGCTGGACCGGCCTCGCCCATCTACCGGCCGCGGCGGTCAGCGGATGA
- a CDS encoding FUSC family protein, with the protein MDDVTRHAFATATGVLAAVYISLAMGWQDPYWAALSVMIIANVDRDALFTKGVLRITGTFIGVIGGYYVGQWAEGLNALQAALVMIAAAVGTYGRQRSAYGYAWFYGGLTFALVMLYTMTQPEQLYDFAWYRCYEIVTGVVCGTLASWALGPRAGELHARLVAQAAATSQVNAERQSMVAAVGALIIIVTWSLFDLPQLPQVLISSLIIIDNDPVASRHRGAQRIFGCIIGGTAGLVVIGLDATDMWWWVTMLFLGVFTFARIHLGGTTQAYIGTQSAIAYLVTLVGTGPPTTLEPPIDRLVGIVIGVSIMTTLVWAFNSVKPAEKVADGPA; encoded by the coding sequence ATGGACGACGTCACGCGGCATGCCTTCGCCACCGCCACCGGGGTGCTCGCCGCCGTCTACATCTCGCTGGCCATGGGATGGCAGGACCCGTACTGGGCCGCGCTCAGCGTAATGATCATCGCCAATGTCGACCGCGATGCGCTGTTCACCAAGGGCGTGCTGCGCATCACCGGCACCTTCATCGGGGTGATCGGCGGCTACTATGTCGGCCAGTGGGCCGAGGGGCTGAACGCGCTGCAGGCGGCGCTGGTGATGATCGCCGCGGCGGTCGGCACCTATGGCCGCCAGCGCAGCGCCTATGGCTATGCCTGGTTCTATGGCGGGCTGACCTTCGCCCTCGTCATGCTCTACACCATGACGCAGCCCGAGCAGCTCTACGACTTCGCCTGGTATCGCTGCTACGAGATCGTTACCGGCGTGGTCTGCGGCACGCTGGCGAGCTGGGCGCTCGGGCCGCGCGCAGGCGAACTGCACGCCCGCCTCGTCGCGCAGGCGGCGGCGACCAGCCAGGTCAATGCCGAGCGCCAGTCGATGGTCGCGGCGGTCGGCGCGTTGATCATCATCGTCACCTGGTCGCTGTTCGACCTGCCGCAGCTGCCGCAGGTGCTGATCTCCAGCCTCATCATCATCGACAACGACCCGGTGGCGAGCCGCCATCGCGGCGCGCAGCGCATCTTCGGCTGCATCATCGGCGGCACGGCCGGGCTGGTCGTGATCGGGCTCGACGCCACCGACATGTGGTGGTGGGTGACGATGCTGTTCCTCGGCGTGTTCACCTTCGCCCGCATCCATCTCGGCGGGACGACGCAGGCCTATATCGGCACGCAGTCGGCAATCGCCTATCTGGTGACGCTGGTGGGCACCGGCCCGCCGACCACGCTGGAGCCGCCGATCGACCGCCTCGTCGGCATCGTCATCGGGGTGAGCATCATGACCACGCTGGTCTGGGCGTTCAATTCGGTGAAGCCGGCGGAGAAGGTGGCGGACGGACCGGCCTGA
- the rpe gene encoding ribulose-phosphate 3-epimerase, with translation MALIAPSMLASDFARLGEEVRAVDAAGADWIHLDVMDGHFVPNITFGPDVIKAMRPHTDKVFDVHLMIAPVEPYIEAFAKAGADIITVQAEATDHLDRCLQLIRSLGKKAGVALNPATHESVLAYVLEKTDLILAMTVNPGFGGQAFIPDVVPKLHRLRAMIGGRPIHLEVDGGVTPETAPLCTEAGANVLVAGSAVFKGGADAYAANIAAIRGSCRPARGQSAAA, from the coding sequence ATGGCCCTCATCGCCCCTTCCATGCTCGCCAGCGACTTCGCCCGGCTCGGCGAGGAGGTGCGCGCGGTCGATGCGGCCGGCGCCGACTGGATTCATCTCGACGTGATGGACGGGCATTTCGTGCCGAACATCACCTTCGGCCCGGATGTCATCAAGGCGATGCGCCCGCACACCGACAAGGTGTTCGACGTTCACCTGATGATCGCGCCGGTCGAACCCTATATCGAAGCCTTCGCCAAGGCCGGCGCCGATATCATCACCGTGCAGGCGGAAGCCACGGATCACCTCGACCGTTGCCTTCAGCTCATCCGCTCGCTGGGAAAGAAGGCCGGCGTCGCGCTAAATCCGGCGACGCATGAGAGCGTGCTCGCCTATGTGCTGGAGAAGACCGACCTCATTCTTGCGATGACGGTCAATCCGGGCTTCGGCGGTCAGGCCTTCATTCCCGACGTGGTGCCGAAGCTGCACCGGCTGCGGGCCATGATAGGGGGCAGGCCTATTCACCTCGAAGTCGATGGCGGCGTGACTCCGGAAACCGCGCCGCTCTGCACGGAGGCCGGCGCCAATGTGCTGGTCGCGGGCTCGGCCGTGTTCAAGGGCGGAGCGGACGCCTACGCCGCCAACATCGCCGCCATCCGCGGCTCCTGCCGGCCGGCGCGCGGGCAGAGCGCCGCCGCCTGA